Part of the Henckelia pumila isolate YLH828 chromosome 2, ASM3356847v2, whole genome shotgun sequence genome is shown below.
TGATTTCGGCAGTCCAGCGTGCAATCTGATACTCCTGGCTCGCTTATTCCGGGTCATGTTCATCCTCTCAGCtacaccattctgttgaggtgtaccaggaatggttttctccatcttgatcccgttctgtgcacaatacttcttgaactcaaaatcttcatattctcctctgttatcagaccgtaaacacttcaccttcaagttggtctcattctccaccatgactttccacctcttaaaggtctcgtaaacatcagatttatttttcagaaaataaacccaaaccttcctgctcgaatcatcgataaatgtgacataatatcgtgagcctccaagggatgtcacaggagatgacccccacacgtcagtatgaaccagctccaactttgctgctttcggttctctaccgcctttcgaaaagctcactcttttcttctttccaagaacacaactttcacacaGTTTGTGTTCGACAATTTTTAACTCCGGTAGCTTCCCTTTTGACATCAGCATTTTCATTCCtttctcactcatatgtccaagtctacagTGTCATAGACTTGAGTTAGCTCCAGCATCCACAGCTGCTAACATGTCTCTGAAACTGGAAGTCATGTAGAGGGTTCCAGTTTTCGTTCCTCGAGCAACAATCATGGCTCTTTtgctcactttccaagagtcatcaccaaaggtcactttatggccttcgtcatcgagctgtcccactgagatgagatttcgggtcaactttggtacatgTCTCACTTTGTTGAGCTTTCAAATGGAtccgtttgacattttcaaactgaTATCACCAATACCAGCTATTTCCAACGGTTTTCCATCAGCCAGGAAAACTTTTCCGTAATTACCAGCAATGTAATTACTAAACACCTCACGATCACCAGTGGTATAAAATGAAGCTCCCGAATCCATAACCCATGAATCAACCgggctttccatggatagtactaaggcatcatgtacatcctcagtaacagcatttgcattattcttgggtgctctgcagtcctttttcatgtggccagtttcaccacagctccagcacttcaatttcttttcaaaggtatttttgtcttttccagttcttgatttggatctgccaCGCCATCGGTTAGATCTCTTTTCTACACTCCTGCCTCTGCCCCTGTTCTCGAGATTTAGGGCAGATGATGATGTCCCTTCACCCGAATCCATCTtgcgaacttcttcaccaaggattcgatctctgacatcattgaattgtaactttctctttccagcagaattgctaaccgctgcccgcatcggctcccaaGCATTTGGCAAAGAtgccaaaagaataagtgctcgaatttcatcatcaaatttaatttcaaccgatgttagctgggaaacaatcgtgttgaattcattgatgtgtgctgccaccgaagcaccttcctccatcttcaagttgaataattttttcatgaggaacactttattatttgctgatggcttctcgtacatgtccgacaaaatggacatcatctccttcgTGGTATTTGCCTCCGCCACGTTGTGTgccacgttctttgttagggtcaatcgtattacccctaacacttgtcggtcaagaagctcccactcatcatcctccatATTTTCTAGCTTCACCccggatagaggttgatgtagcttcttgctatacagataatctttaatctgtaaGCGCCGGAACGTGAAATCTGTaccgtcgaacttattgattcccggtcccgatccgtcatttccggccatcgcttcacctgccttaataaaatttcaaaaaatcttttctgatgtggaagatcagacaaagctgcaaccacagagcatactcagaattttaagaaatttttcaccaaggctcccGAACACCGTAACAGCTttgataccagttgttatggattatgccggagtgatcatgacgataataataattgcggaataaaacaatcaataagaacaccaagatttacgtggttcacctaatataggctacgtccacggagctgctgtaatatttataaccggagaaatattacaagtgtatacaaaacaatatatctcaccacacccaaatcccgagtattaccgagaaataattctctaactcacaAGAGATCTCCGAAAAaaacactctttttttttctctctttattttcttctttttttgttaatacaaaagaagagaagaatgagATACTTTAATCTGCCGAATGAggagcctatttataggcaaatttgGCTAATGAAATGAGGATGAAAAATAGCCACGTTGAGCTCTTGCAATTTCCACAAAAGCAGCCTAGTCAAAGAAAGTTTGCTACATGTATTCTTTGACTTCACCTAACAAAACTAACATACATATCAAACGGGCCGGGGATacaaataatagggattcttgaaGTTTCCGTTGGCATAGTAAAATAGCAATCTTGAATAGAAAGAAGGGTATGTCTTTGAAAGTCTTACAGATGTGAAATGGGGTTGAAGAAGCTTAAAGGCCCAaaacaaatttattttcaaatttttaacctTTCAAAATGGCATTTTTGCCTCTCTTAGAataatggaattgttatttaataCGTTTCAATTACTTATAACTTGATAATTCAAACTGGAAGCATAAAATATTATGTTGACACTAAGCTTTTTAAAGCGACTGATATAATATGAGCCGGCCTCTGAAACGATCGCCTAAATTtatttcaaatcattatacgTATCTATTAATAATTTACCTTTCGAACCGTGATCAAGCACAAACACCTAGCACCAACAATGCATCCACAAGGTATCAAGATTCAAAAAACGCTTTAGAACTAAATGAAACCATGTTCACCGAAATAGAGTAACGCGGGATTAAGGAGAGGGGAGGATACACCATTGATCATGCTGAAACAATAATCGGTCCTTTGTGTACGTATGCATTTTATCTTAAATTTATAACGTATCTAATGAACTCTTGCTTCGCTGGATTTCGCACTTTCTTAACCTTGCCAGCTTATCTCTTGCTAGTTGCTATGGGACTACAAGACAATGCAAAAAAAATCGACTAACAAGGGAACTAGCACAAAAGAGTAGCAGGAAAGGACTTGCATTTGGAGAAAACATGAACACACATCTTAATAATTTACTCAAGAATCCACTATTTTGCTAGAGAACTCTCAAAGAAGAAACCATAAAAGAAAATTGTAAAGCTGATTCTTAGGCCCCAAGAACTGATCACTTGTGCATTCAGTCATCTTAAAACCAGTTAGTTGATTCAGATTTCTAGGCAAGctcccttttttttttcaagaaaatgtgTACCCGATTTGCGTATACTTCTTTAAATTTTGCAGAACTTGGTTTTCCTCATAACAGATGACTCAATCAATCATCATGATCCCTATTAAACGCTGTATAAGTTTCGAATCCTTCGCTGTCCGCAATTGATGGCCTCATAGCCATTTCATCGCCATAGTTAATCGAGCTAGTAGACCTCATCGATCCTTCCCTCATCTTATCGATTTTAATGTATTGCTGCACCACCAGCACTGAAAATGTTGACTCGAACTCTGATGTAACCAGCAGATCCCCTATCGGTCCAAGCTCCGGGCAGTCGCACCAGTCGGTCAGCCCTGTGGTAAGTGGAGAGGCCATGCCTCTCCCTCTGCCCACCATGTAAAGGTCGTGTTTGTGTTCGTCCATTGATTTTATGGCTTTGATCGTTTCTTCTTCATCGTTTAACACCAACTCACAGTAGCTTATCGAATTGTTGTTCATAGTTGCTGTTCTGAATTTCCCCAAGTAATCTTCATCTAACAGCTTCTCTCTTTCGATGTCAATGTGTAAAGTTACATGACCATCGTTAGCTGGTTCCATCTGCTCCAATTTCTCGGCATCTGCGCTTGGAATGAATCTCATCACTGTCATTCGTGCATCGGACCCTTCGACCATCCTCCACGAATAGGCCAACGCCTCCCTGTCATCCGGCCCACCAAAGTACAGAACAGCAATGTTTCTGGCATGATCTCTTGACTCAGAAACTCCCCTTTCGATGAGTATGCCAACCGAGCAAGGTGCGTGATCCAGCACGCCTTCATTGACGGCTCTAATGGAAGGATTTATATCCTCCATTTCACCGTCCATCGTCTGCTGCTTGTGGAAAGGGATGACAATAAAAGCCACGCGTCTGTCCTTGGCTATGTTGCAGATATCTTCATCCATGTTGGCATAAGCGCATCTAGCGGTGAGCACTTGGGTGTTCACGCCCTCGGACCGTAGTTCAAAGTTGTCAAAAGCGCTGACTATGTGATCAGCTTGTGCTTCGATGTGGCTAGGATTTCTCGGACCGGCCTTGCGTGAGTTGTGGACCAGTAGCATGGCAGAGGCGCGTCCGACGAGCTCTACTAGCTGGAGGGCGTAAACGCTTATGGGAGATGTTTTTGTGGGGTTTGATGTCCTGAGGAAGTGGATAAGGGAAGGGACGTTGCGCGTGTTATGTATGCAGGTAAGAAGCCTCAGCTCTTCGTCTGATTTGCCCTTCTGTATCGTCCTTCGTCTGTAGGGTGTGACGTTTTTCGTTGGCCGGAACCAGATTGCCATCGGCGTGACTGCCATTGTCATTACAAGGACCGCAATCACCATCAGCGAGTATGCTTCACTACTCAGAACCTGGTCAAGAGACAACAACACTACCATTAGTACTGACAGTTGATAAAGAGTGGATGTGCAATGACAACATTGCCTAGTATGTCTTTTTTTGCGCTCTCATATCAGTATTTAGTTGAATTTTTCGATGAGAATAATGGCATATCATAAGCCAAGAGTAGAGATCAAAAGCAAAACATAAGTATATCAGGGGGGGAAAACCTGTCAACTTTATAACTTTATGTACATATACGTGTCGAAAGACGGTACGGGACTTACATATTGAACCTGGCCCGCTTCAAGAATAATCATTGCCATGATGCTCTTTGTATTGGTGAGTAATCCAACTCCCACTGCCTCCTTGAGTGGAAATTCACACAAGAGTGACACAAAAACAGAGCTAAAAATCTTCAAACAGCAGGCAAAGACGAAAACCAATCCCACTGAATACCATTGAGTCCCTAAAGAAATGATATCGATATTAGTCCTTATCCCACAGGCCAGATAGAACACCGGCATCAGAATCCCAAGCACAAAATCCTCAAGTTTATCCACCAGTGCAGCTTCGAGAACTTCATTAGGTATCACAAGGCCAAAAGTGAATGCACCGATCATCGGGTGGGTGCCGCAAGCATCTGTTATGACTCCACAGAGAGCGACCCCGGTAAGAATCGAGCATATGTAGAACTCACTGTACCCCTGTCCTTCTGGCATTTTCCGAATGATCCATCTTAGCGCCGGTCTTACATAGTAGACGCAGAGCAATATGAAAGCAGAGGTACATATCAAAGAGTAATGTATGCCTGATGATGCACTTGTTATTATGAAAGCCAGTGCAAGAAAACCCCATGAACACAAATCATTTATCAGAGCTGAGGATATTGCTGTTTTGCCTATCTCAGTGTGAAGAATCTGTTGCTGGTCAAGAATCTTTGCGAGCACCGAAAATCCGGTAACAGAAAGGGCAGCACCCCAGAAAAGGCACCCTTTGCCATCTTGACCTTTGTAATTTGTACAGAAAAATAGTGCGCAA
Proteins encoded:
- the LOC140878005 gene encoding cation/H(+) antiporter 15-like, giving the protein MANGRKTRSRASSSASPPTEITSRRETALAVKSSEKTKKSLRKANLTKFKKRAAKFEAMKPKKPPTAFFYFLEDFRKEYQEQNPDVKSMRDIGKACGLKWKTMTYEEKVHYYDVATKKRAEFDTAMADFVKRKESGMSEEDNDDSEDSEFEILPYNILPVRKPGYWLPPWLEGGRREATAAHEGRSKTTLAAAMDLVTQGVSNLNVAKLNRTILCHAQNIYRFNGVWEGPDPLTPLISLFLIQLTLAIAVNRFLLFAMKPFNQPSFVADILGGILLGPSAFGRIDPLKYLIFPYYSLKVLEPMAHLSVMYYAFLVGLKMDVRAILRIGPKAMKIAVSGTIIPYSLGCALFFCTNYKGQDGKGCLFWGAALSVTGFSVLAKILDQQQILHTEIGKTAISSALINDLCSWGFLALAFIITSASSGIHYSLICTSAFILLCVYYVRPALRWIIRKMPEGQGYSEFYICSILTGVALCGVITDACGTHPMIGAFTFGLVIPNEVLEAALVDKLEDFVLGILMPVFYLACGIRTNIDIISLGTQWYSVGLVFVFACCLKIFSSVFVSLLCEFPLKEAVGVGLLTNTKSIMAMIILEAGQVQYVLSSEAYSLMVIAVLVMTMAVTPMAIWFRPTKNVTPYRRRTIQKGKSDEELRLLTCIHNTRNVPSLIHFLRTSNPTKTSPISVYALQLVELVGRASAMLLVHNSRKAGPRNPSHIEAQADHIVSAFDNFELRSEGVNTQVLTARCAYANMDEDICNIAKDRRVAFIVIPFHKQQTMDGEMEDINPSIRAVNEGVLDHAPCSVGILIERGVSESRDHARNIAVLYFGGPDDREALAYSWRMVEGSDARMTVMRFIPSADAEKLEQMEPANDGHVTLHIDIEREKLLDEDYLGKFRTATMNNNSISYCELVLNDEEETIKAIKSMDEHKHDLYMVGRGRGMASPLTTGLTDWCDCPELGPIGDLLVTSEFESTFSVLVVQQYIKIDKMREGSMRSTSSINYGDEMAMRPSIADSEGFETYTAFNRDHDD